Proteins encoded together in one Musa acuminata AAA Group cultivar baxijiao chromosome BXJ3-6, Cavendish_Baxijiao_AAA, whole genome shotgun sequence window:
- the LOC135640244 gene encoding protein CURLY FLAG LEAF 1-like, whose translation MMVVDVSSEARMLRGYEEGDRRRELVTRDLLGGNGAVLGSTVVDLELKVPAGWERRLDLSSGRTYLLKRNRDPAPRRYHELNLKLPPPSSAAHFLEMEAAAPPSRNQSVCTLEQVKYALERAGCEERSPATRRPRGSPAPHSSSITTSSSNKRTMMAEREEGASPPGSMAVAGCPECLLYVLVSVVAPRCPRCAAHVPVHSEPKKRPKFDLNTITQNNDEDVDLN comes from the exons ATGATGGTTGTGGATGTGAGCTCAGAAGCACGAATGTTGAGAGGTTACGAGGAAGGGGACCGGAGGAGGGAGCTCGTTACTAGAGACTTGCTCGGCGGCAACGGAGCAGTGCTTGGATCCACTGTGGTGGATCTCGAGCTCAAAGTTCCAGCCGGTTGGGAAAGGCGGCTCGATCTATCA TCGGGAAGAACGTACCTCCTGAAGCGCAACCGTGATCCGGCACCCCGGCGATACCACGAACTCAACCTCAAGCTCCCTCCGCCATCCTCCGCCGCACACTTCCTGGAAATGGAGGCAGCCGCGCCGCCCTCGAGGAACCAGAGCGTGTGCACCCTCGAGCAGGTGAAGTACGCTCTCGAGCGCGCCGGGTGCGAGGAGCGGTCCCCCGCTACCCGCCGCCCCCGTGGCTCCCCAGCGCCTCACTCCTCGTCGATCACCACCTCCTCCTCGAACAAACGGACGATGATGGCCGAACGGGAAGAGGGCGCGTCGCCGCCCGGGTCGATGGCGGTCGCCGGGTGCCCGGAATGCCTTCTCTACGTGCTCGTCTCGGTCGTGGCTCCGCGTTGTCCGAGGTGTGCCGCGCACGTGCCGGTCCACAGCGAACCCAAAAAGAGACCCAAGTTTGACCTCAACACCATAACGCAAAACAATGACGAGGATGTTGACTTGAATTAA